From the genome of Helicobacter pylori, one region includes:
- a CDS encoding class I SAM-dependent methyltransferase, producing the protein MRSFGNYMQEWLYGEKGYYRKAVIGQKGDFYTSVSLSKFFGGTIAFYIIKLLEEEKLFLPLKIVEIGSHHGHFLSDIASFLNALSVGVMEKCEFISCEPLKELQKLQRIIFKQATQLDLISCSLEELDFKEKKSAFVVSNELFDAFACEIIKDNQMLFITHNHKGVWGGIDEPTKELLKNLDLQQGCAPLFLNAFIKDLLEKLNEAYSWVFLSFDYGDETERKDMHLRAFKNHQALDFKDILNNLASLYQKSDLTYDVNFSLVRFLFEKHHAQFSFFKSQANALLDMGLMELLETFSKSVSYERYLKEAAKIKPLISPGGLGERFKALEFVKKNKM; encoded by the coding sequence GTGCGATCGTTTGGGAATTACATGCAAGAGTGGCTTTATGGAGAAAAGGGGTATTACAGAAAGGCTGTAATCGGTCAAAAAGGGGATTTTTACACTTCGGTGTCTTTGAGTAAGTTTTTTGGGGGCACTATTGCGTTTTATATCATCAAGCTTTTAGAAGAAGAAAAATTATTTTTGCCTTTAAAAATTGTAGAAATTGGCTCTCATCATGGGCATTTTTTGAGCGACATAGCCAGTTTTTTAAACGCTTTGAGCGTGGGTGTCATGGAAAAATGCGAGTTTATCAGCTGTGAGCCTTTAAAGGAATTGCAAAAACTCCAACGAATTATTTTTAAACAAGCCACGCAATTGGATTTGATCAGTTGCAGTTTGGAAGAGCTTGATTTTAAAGAAAAAAAAAGCGCGTTTGTTGTCTCTAATGAATTGTTTGATGCGTTCGCTTGCGAGATCATTAAAGATAATCAAATGCTTTTTATTACCCATAATCATAAGGGCGTTTGGGGCGGTATTGATGAACCCACTAAAGAACTTCTTAAAAATTTGGATTTACAACAAGGGTGTGCGCCGTTATTTTTGAACGCTTTTATTAAGGATTTGTTAGAGAAATTGAATGAGGCTTATTCTTGGGTGTTTTTGAGCTTTGATTATGGCGATGAAACAGAGAGAAAAGACATGCATTTAAGGGCCTTTAAAAACCACCAAGCGCTGGATTTTAAGGATATTTTAAACAATCTAGCTTCTTTGTATCAAAAGAGTGATCTGACTTATGATGTCAATTTTTCTCTGGTGCGTTTTTTGTTTGAAAAACACCATGCACAATTTTCATTCTTCAAATCGCAGGCTAACGCTTTATTGGATATGGGGCTTATGGAATTATTAGAAACATTTTCAAAGAGCGTGAGTTATGAAAGGTATCTAAAAGAAGCGGCTAAAATCAAGCCCTTAATTAGCCCTGGGGGCTTGGGGGAGCGTTTCAAAGCGTTAGAGTTTGTGAAAAAAAATAAAATGTAA
- the motA gene encoding flagellar motor stator protein MotA yields MDLSTILGLVLAVASISLGDILEDGNPLHIIHLSSVIIIVPTSLFAAMTGTHARYVKAAYKEIKIVFLNPKINLNETIKNLVELATLARKDGVLSLEGRVAQIEDDFTRNGLSMIIDGKDLKSVKESLEISIEEMEEYYHGAAHYWETAGETAPTMGLVGAVMGLMLALQKLDNPAEMAAGIAGAFTATVTGIMCSYAIFGPFGHKLKAKSKDIIKEKTVLLEGILGIANGENPRDLENKLLNYIAPGEPKKSQFEG; encoded by the coding sequence TTGGATTTATCAACCATACTAGGCTTGGTATTGGCGGTCGCTTCTATTTCGTTAGGCGATATTTTAGAAGATGGCAATCCGTTGCACATTATCCATTTGAGTTCAGTCATCATCATCGTGCCTACTTCGCTTTTTGCCGCTATGACAGGCACGCATGCTCGTTACGTGAAAGCCGCTTACAAAGAGATAAAAATTGTTTTTTTAAACCCTAAAATCAATTTAAACGAAACCATTAAAAATTTAGTGGAATTAGCCACTTTAGCCAGAAAAGATGGGGTGTTGAGTTTGGAGGGGCGAGTGGCACAAATTGAAGACGATTTCACCCGTAATGGCTTGTCTATGATCATAGATGGCAAGGATCTCAAATCCGTTAAGGAAAGCTTAGAAATCAGCATTGAAGAAATGGAAGAGTATTACCACGGTGCCGCTCATTATTGGGAGACTGCCGGCGAGACCGCTCCTACTATGGGGTTAGTGGGGGCGGTTATGGGGCTTATGCTAGCCTTGCAAAAACTAGACAATCCGGCTGAAATGGCAGCAGGGATCGCTGGGGCTTTTACGGCTACTGTTACAGGGATTATGTGTTCTTATGCGATTTTTGGCCCTTTTGGGCATAAGCTCAAGGCTAAGTCTAAAGATATTATTAAAGAAAAAACCGTTCTTTTAGAGGGGATTTTAGGCATCGCTAATGGGGAAAACCCAAGGGATTTAGAAAACAAACTCTTAAACTACATCGCTCCCGGTGAGCCTAAAAAATCTCAATTTGAGGGCTAA
- a CDS encoding HesA/MoeB/ThiF family protein, with protein sequence MLSRLEKERYLHHIMLEDVGEEDQLKLLKSSVLVVGAGGLGSAVLMYLCAAGIGKIGVVDFDVVDMSNLQRQIIHSQDFLNQSKASSAKARLKQLNAGIEIETFEERFKAHNALSLIEPYDFIIDATDNFNAKFLINDARVLAQKPYSHAGVLKYRGQSMSVLPNSACLACVFDKPPKKGLNPISWLFGVLPGVLGYIQASECLKYFLGFETLLINTLLIADIKTMDFKKIQAPKNPECRVCGTHKITHLQDYEI encoded by the coding sequence TTGTTAAGCCGGCTAGAAAAAGAGCGTTATTTACACCATATCATGCTAGAAGATGTGGGCGAAGAAGACCAATTGAAGCTTTTAAAATCTAGCGTTTTAGTCGTTGGGGCTGGGGGTCTTGGATCAGCGGTTTTAATGTATTTGTGTGCCGCTGGGATAGGAAAAATAGGTGTTGTAGATTTTGATGTGGTAGATATGAGTAATTTGCAACGCCAAATTATCCATTCACAGGATTTTTTAAACCAATCTAAAGCCTCTAGCGCGAAAGCACGCTTAAAACAACTCAATGCTGGTATTGAAATAGAGACTTTTGAAGAACGCTTTAAGGCTCATAACGCTCTTTCTCTGATAGAGCCTTATGATTTTATCATAGACGCTACAGACAATTTCAACGCTAAATTTTTGATCAATGACGCTCGTGTGTTAGCCCAAAAACCCTATTCGCATGCCGGGGTTTTAAAATACAGGGGACAAAGCATGAGCGTTTTACCCAATAGCGCATGCTTAGCGTGTGTTTTTGATAAGCCCCCTAAAAAGGGATTAAATCCTATTTCATGGCTTTTTGGGGTCTTACCCGGGGTTTTAGGGTATATCCAAGCGAGCGAATGCCTTAAATATTTTTTAGGGTTTGAAACTTTACTTATAAATACTTTACTTATAGCCGATATTAAAACGATGGATTTTAAAAAAATTCAAGCACCCAAAAACCCTGAATGTAGGGTTTGTGGCACGCATAAAATCACGCATTTACAAGATTATGAAATTTAG
- the motB gene encoding flagellar motor protein MotB — MAKKNKPTECPAGEKWAVPYADFLSLLLALFIALYAISAVNKSKVEALKTEFIKIFNYAPKPEAMQPVLVIPPDSGKEEEQMASESSKPASQNTETKATIARKGEGSVLEQIDQGSILKLPSSLLFENAASDAINQDMMLYIERIAKIIQKLPKRVHINVRGFTDDTPLIKTRFKSHYELAANRAYRVMKVLIQYGVNPNQLSFSSYGSTNPIAPNDSLENRMKNNRVEIFFSTDANDLSKIHSILDNEFNPHQE; from the coding sequence ATGGCTAAGAAAAACAAACCCACCGAATGCCCCGCCGGCGAAAAATGGGCGGTTCCTTATGCGGATTTTTTGTCGTTGTTGCTCGCGCTTTTTATCGCTCTTTATGCCATTTCAGCGGTCAATAAATCCAAAGTGGAAGCCTTAAAAACCGAATTCATTAAGATTTTTAATTATGCTCCCAAGCCAGAGGCGATGCAGCCGGTTTTAGTGATCCCCCCTGATTCAGGGAAAGAAGAAGAGCAAATGGCGAGCGAAAGCTCCAAACCGGCTTCGCAAAATACCGAAACAAAAGCCACTATCGCTCGCAAAGGCGAAGGCAGTGTTTTAGAGCAAATTGATCAAGGCTCTATTTTAAAGCTCCCCTCTAGTTTGTTGTTTGAAAACGCTGCATCAGACGCTATCAATCAAGACATGATGCTTTATATTGAACGGATCGCTAAAATCATTCAAAAACTCCCTAAAAGGGTGCATATTAATGTGAGAGGTTTTACAGACGACACGCCTTTAATTAAAACCCGTTTTAAAAGCCATTATGAATTAGCCGCCAATCGCGCTTATAGAGTGATGAAAGTCCTTATACAATACGGCGTAAATCCTAACCAATTGTCTTTTTCTTCTTACGGATCCACAAACCCTATTGCGCCTAATGACTCCCTAGAAAACAGAATGAAAAACAATCGTGTGGAAATCTTTTTTTCAACCGATGCGAACGATTTGAGTAAGATCCATTCTATTTTAGATAATGAGTTCAACCCCCACCAAGAATGA
- a CDS encoding ABC transporter permease/substrate-binding protein has product MNALKYLIKEFHDRFIYFIDLLAQHFIIVALSSFLVLVFGVLIGVFVFYNSKARAFLLPVVNFLYTIPSLALFALFIPVIGVGLKNALLVLVLYGLLPIVHSTYNALKEVREEVIKAAIGLGCNPKELFFRVRFLLAIPQILVGLRIAVVMLVAMAGIGALIGAGGLGQAIFRGLNTQNTTLLVAGSLIIALFSVLADKFVSVFQHENALQRLISQNATQKQKRKVYLNLAVLFFLLLASVLWLIPRNTTEEKPLVVATKPSSEQYILGEILSLLLEKHHIPIKRAFGIGGGTMNIHPALLSGDFDLYVEYTGTAWVNTLKNPLTQKVDFETIKKRYEKEFNLLWVGLLGFNNTYSLAISKEDAQKYAIETFSDLAFHSPNFDFGAEFDFFEREDAFKGLVKAYRFHFRSLHEMDINLRYKSFESHKINALDVFTTDAQIKELDLKVLKDDKGFFPNYQAGIVIRKEMVKKYPEALKILEQLNSKINDEMMQDLNYQVEVLKKAPKIVAKDFLERLGL; this is encoded by the coding sequence ATGAACGCTTTAAAATATCTGATCAAAGAATTTCATGATCGCTTCATTTATTTTATAGACTTACTCGCGCAGCATTTTATCATCGTTGCGCTTTCTAGCTTTCTCGTGCTAGTCTTTGGGGTTTTGATTGGGGTTTTTGTGTTTTATAACTCAAAGGCTAGGGCGTTTTTGCTCCCTGTGGTGAATTTCCTTTACACCATCCCATCGCTTGCGTTATTCGCTTTATTCATTCCTGTGATTGGGGTGGGGTTAAAAAACGCGCTTTTGGTGTTGGTCTTATACGGCTTATTACCCATTGTCCATAGCACTTATAACGCTTTAAAAGAGGTGAGAGAAGAGGTGATTAAGGCCGCTATCGGTCTAGGGTGTAACCCAAAAGAGTTGTTTTTTAGGGTGCGATTCTTGCTCGCTATCCCTCAAATTTTAGTGGGCTTAAGGATTGCGGTGGTGATGTTAGTAGCGATGGCTGGGATTGGGGCACTCATTGGGGCTGGGGGCTTAGGGCAGGCTATTTTTAGAGGGCTAAACACGCAAAACACCACGCTTTTAGTGGCGGGTAGTTTGATTATTGCTCTTTTTAGTGTTTTAGCGGATAAATTTGTGAGCGTCTTTCAGCATGAAAACGCTTTGCAACGCCTAATTTCTCAAAACGCCACCCAAAAACAAAAAAGAAAAGTTTATCTTAATTTAGCGGTGTTGTTTTTTTTATTGCTAGCGAGCGTGTTATGGCTCATTCCTAGAAACACCACAGAAGAAAAGCCCTTAGTCGTGGCGACAAAACCTAGCAGCGAGCAGTATATTTTAGGCGAGATTTTAAGCCTTTTGTTAGAAAAACACCATATTCCTATCAAGCGAGCATTTGGCATTGGTGGGGGGACGATGAATATCCATCCGGCATTGCTTAGTGGCGATTTTGATTTATATGTGGAATATACCGGCACCGCTTGGGTGAATACGCTCAAAAACCCTTTGACTCAAAAAGTGGATTTTGAAACGATTAAAAAGCGTTATGAGAAGGAATTTAATCTTTTATGGGTGGGGCTTTTGGGCTTTAATAACACCTATTCCTTAGCGATTTCTAAAGAAGACGCTCAAAAATACGCTATTGAAACTTTCAGCGATTTAGCCTTTCATAGCCCAAATTTTGATTTTGGAGCGGAGTTTGACTTTTTTGAAAGAGAGGACGCTTTTAAGGGCTTAGTGAAAGCTTATCGCTTTCATTTTAGAAGTTTGCATGAAATGGATATTAATTTGCGTTATAAAAGTTTTGAATCCCATAAAATCAACGCTTTAGATGTCTTCACTACAGACGCTCAAATCAAAGAGCTGGATTTAAAAGTGCTTAAGGACGATAAAGGGTTTTTCCCTAATTATCAGGCCGGTATTGTTATAAGAAAAGAAATGGTGAAAAAGTATCCAGAAGCGTTAAAAATCTTAGAACAATTAAATTCAAAAATTAACGATGAAATGATGCAAGATTTAAACTATCAGGTGGAAGTGTTGAAAAAAGCCCCCAAAATAGTAGCTAAAGATTTTTTAGAAAGATTGGGGTTATAG
- a CDS encoding MBL fold metallo-hydrolase — MEILRRECGAVEENAYIVKLSSGIDFIIDPGFSSSEWVLENAKNPKAILITHGHYDHVWDSAQLLKTLKDTPIYAPKDDVFMLENDIFHLGMPVFSPSFSVPCNKGCTTLEIENTTIKYWHFPGHTPGCSIIEIGGVIFSGDFIFYRSIGRYDFPYSNEKDMKESLLRFQNLDFPKDIEIYPGHGDKTSFFAEREHSKIWVSRMT; from the coding sequence TTGGAAATTTTAAGGCGAGAATGCGGGGCGGTTGAAGAAAACGCTTATATTGTGAAGCTTTCTAGTGGGATAGATTTTATTATTGATCCTGGATTTTCTAGCAGCGAATGGGTGTTAGAAAACGCCAAAAACCCTAAGGCGATTTTAATCACGCATGGGCATTATGATCATGTATGGGATAGCGCTCAATTGTTAAAAACCCTTAAAGACACCCCCATTTACGCCCCCAAAGACGATGTGTTCATGCTAGAAAATGATATTTTCCATTTAGGCATGCCGGTTTTTAGCCCTTCGTTTAGCGTGCCTTGCAATAAGGGTTGCACCACTTTAGAAATAGAAAACACTACCATTAAATATTGGCATTTTCCCGGACACACGCCCGGTTGCTCTATCATAGAAATAGGAGGGGTGATTTTTAGCGGGGATTTTATTTTTTATCGCAGCATTGGCCGTTATGATTTCCCTTATTCTAATGAAAAAGACATGAAAGAGTCCCTGTTAAGGTTTCAAAATTTAGATTTCCCTAAAGACATAGAGATTTATCCAGGGCATGGGGATAAAACAAGTTTTTTTGCTGAAAGAGAGCATTCTAAAATTTGGGTTTCAAGGATGACTTGA